The Diabrotica virgifera virgifera chromosome 10, PGI_DIABVI_V3a genome has a window encoding:
- the LOC126878652 gene encoding craniofacial development protein 2-like yields the protein MKRPSPNEIKTYTEMMASPEVKCSGSKMSLHSDLRVRTISGGTPLQVRKIRIGSWNLGSLTGKSLELVDALKRRRVQIACIQETRWKGQRAKELGDGYKLWYVGSSNTRNGVGIIADSEMKDNVVEVVRTSDRMMSVKFVIDKEVLNVVCVYAPQTGLGENERRAFYDQLGDILSDIPAEEKVIIGGDFNAHVGQAKTGYETIHGGLGFGTRNEAGDDMLELATALDMAIVNTFFKKRETQLITYKSGQHQPK from the coding sequence atgaaaagaccttctccaaacgaaataaaaacttatactgaaatgatggcatctcctgaggtaaaatgttccggaagtaaaatgagcctccattcggatctccgggtgaggactatctcagggggaacaccattacaggttagaaaaatcaggatagggtcttggaatcttggtagtcttacaggtaagagtctggagttagtggatgcgctcaaacgaagaagagttcaaattgcttgtattcaagaaactaggtggaaaggacaaagggcgaaagaactaggtgatggatataaattgtggtatgtagggagtagtaacactagaaatggagttggtataattgctgatagtgaaatgaaagataacgtagtagaagttgtaagaacgagtgatagaatgatgtcagtgaaatttgtaattgataaagaggtattgaatgttgtgtgtgtgtatgctcctcaaacaggtctgggtgagaatgaaagaagagctttctatgatcaattgggagacatactgagtgatattccagcggaggagaaagttataataggaggtgatttcaatgcacatgtgggccaagccaagacaggatatgaaacaatacatgggggattaggctttggaactagaaatgaagctggagatgacatgctagaattagcaacagcattggatatggcgattgttaacacattctttaaaaagagagaaactcaacttattacctacaaaagtggacaacatcaacccaaatag